A genomic region of Oryza glaberrima chromosome 1, OglaRS2, whole genome shotgun sequence contains the following coding sequences:
- the LOC127754266 gene encoding protein RETARDED ROOT GROWTH, mitochondrial-like produces MGRLRACTRLRRLLATRPPHPAPPPPLPRTTTTGQTLPRFSARAFSSASAVAVAVPHEARDSGLGSSAYWAWIRAAAESAPAPPPQQEEEDEGLARCIPVKAYFLSTSIDLKSLQADHGSDVVPPSTRSLNYIALRYSEFPQEIMDIGVKDNRFCYRYVVVFQYGSAVLFNIADHEAEHYLDIIRKHASGWLPEMRKDDYAVVEKPSLTTWMKGGLDYIVLKSLDTDGIRIIASVLGQSIALDHYIRQVDDMVEEFTEINRVMEKTGNFTMQRKKLFQLVGKANSNLADVIIRLGLFDRSEIAWKNSNYAQILEYLREEYELNQRFGSLDFKLKFVEHNIHFLQEVLQNRRSDLLEWGVIILLIIEIVISLYEIIKDSSMMS; encoded by the exons ATGGGGCGGCTGCGCGCGTgcacccgcctccgccgcctcctcgcgacGAGGCCTCCTCatccggctccgccgccgccgctgccgaggacgacgacgacgggccaGACTCTCCCGCGCTTCTCCGCTAGGGCCTTCTCGTCGGCCTCGGCGGTCGCCGTCGCGGTGCCGCACGAGGCGCGCGACTCCGGCCTCGGGAGCTCGGCCTACTGGGCCTGGATCCGGGCGGCGGCCGAGTCGGCCCCGGCCCCGCCTCCgcagcaagaggaggaggatgagggccTCGCGCGCTGCATCCCCGTCAAGGCGTACTTCCTCTCCACCAG CATTGATTTGAAGAGTTTGCAGGCGGACCATGGGAGCGACGTGGTACCTCCGTCGACCCGATCATTGAACTACATTGCACTCCGATACTCAGAATTCCCTCAAGAAATCATG GACATTGGAGTTAAGGACAACAGATTTTGCTATCGCTATGTGGTTGTGTTCCAATATGGTTCGGCTGTGCTTTTCAACATTGCTGACCATGAGGCTGAGCACTATCTTGATATCATCAGGAAACATGCTTCAGGATGGCTTCCGGAGATGAGAAAAGATG ATTATGCAGTAGTTGAGAAGCCCTCCCTGACAACATGGATGAAAGGAGGTCTTGACTATATAGTTCTTAAAAGCCTAGATACAGATGGAATTCGCATCATTGCAAGTGTTCTTGGCCAAAGTATTGCTCTTGATCATTACATACGGCAG GTTGATGACATGGTTGAGGAATTTACTGAAATTAATCGTGTCATGGAGAAGACTGGGAACTTTACCATGCAAAGAAAGAAGCTGTTCCAACTTGTTGGCAAGGCTAATTCTAACCTTGCTGATGTTATCATCAGACTTGGCCTTTTTGACAG GTCTGAAATCGCTtggaaaaattcaaattatgcTCAAATACTTGAGTATCTTCGGGAAGAATATGAGCTGAACCAACGTTTTGGAAGCCTTGACTTCAAATTGAAATTTGTGGAG CACAACATTCATTTTCTTCAAGAAGTTCTCCAGAATAGAAGATCAGATTTGCTGGAGTGGGGTGTCATTATACTGCTGATTATCGAGATTGTCATCTCATTATACGAAATTATCAAGGATTCCAGCATGATGTCCTGA
- the LOC127759564 gene encoding clp protease adapter protein ClpF, chloroplastic-like: MQGIFACGSISSPHGSCFRPACLAVDDLRLFYKINSITCGAYSWRWCVKKLHMRTNRRQMGTTVRTNAKWLFGGDDRSSSNARLERSESANEDILIFYFQLDLQTRIQYALNIEQFDVAKQLREKLTEIETEIIRQREAKRGSSKTEAQDKAINLLRVRADLQKAVDSENYALAAALRDEIAKLETESLAVSAKALAYQNVEYAFRLGQKVRHKVHGYRAVICGMDPVCCESKSWMETANVENLSKGPNQPFYQVLVDVYADPELLVAYVAEENLAEAEISEKGRFDHPYIEFLFFGEDTAGDFIPIKQLREKYDQPRYEASGDEDDDDGSTDS; this comes from the exons ATGCAAGGCATTTTTGCATGTGGTTCAATTTCCTCGCCCCATGGATCATGCTTTAGACCAGCTTGTCTTGCAGTGGATGATCTGAGGTtgttttacaaaataaattcaataacaTGTGGAGCGTACTCGTGGCGTTGGTGTGTGAAAAAACTACATATGAGGACCAATAGAAGGCAAATGGGTACTACAGTGAGAACTAACGCTAAATGGCTATTTGGAGGAGATGACCGTAGCAGTAGTAATGCAAGGCTGGAACGCAGTGAGTCTGCTAACGAAGACATCTTAATCTTCTACTTCCAATTGGACCTACAAACCCGAATACAG TATGCATTGAATATAGAGCAATTTGATGTGGCAAAACAATTGAGGGAAAAACTCACAGAG ATTGAAACAGAGATAATTAGGCAACGTGAAGCTAAAAGAGGCTCATCAAAGACTGAAGCTCAGGACAAAGCTATAAACCTTTTACGCGTGCG TGCGGATTTGCAAAAGGCTGTTGACAGTGAAAATTATGCTTTGGCAGCTGCACTGCGTGATGAAATTGCTAAACTTGAG ACAGAGTCTCTGGCAGTCTCCGCTAAGGCCCTTGCATATCAAAATGTGGAATATGCATTTCGACTAGGGCAGAAAGTACGTCATAAGGTACACG GATATAGAGCTGTGATTTGTGGCATGGATCCTGTGTGCTGTGAATCCAAGTCATGGATGGAGACAGCAAATGTGGAAAACTTGTCCAAAGGACCGAATCAACCTTTTTATCAA GTCCTTGTTGATGTATATGCTGATCCAGAACTCCTTGTTGCATATG TTGCAGAAGAAAATCTTGCAGAAGCTGAAATATCAGAGAAA GGAAGATTTGATCACCCCTATATTGAATTTCTGTTTTTTGGCGAGGACACTGCTGGGGACTTCATTCCTATCAAGCAGCTTCGTGAGAAGTATGATCAGCCACGTTATGAAGCTTCTGgggatgaagatgacgatgatggcAGCACGGATAGCTGA
- the LOC127760762 gene encoding inactive protein FON2 SPARE1-like: protein MKPSSSSVGVCTLLVAVASLQLLLVVAVAASAETAPAMPDEEFLGRLCDQQQGATRRRLPWCQQLHARRRHRGGGGGVGVGKRRRVPMPPPSRAGEEIDARYVVSKRVVPSGPNPLHN, encoded by the coding sequence ATGaagccttcgtcttcctccgtCGGCGTCTGTACCCTGCTGGTGGCGGTGGCCTCCCtgcagctcctcctcgtcgtcgccgtcgccgcctcggcgGAGACTGCACCGGCGATGCCAGACGAGGAGTTCTTGGGCCGTCTCTGCGACCAGCAGCAGGgggccacgcggcggcggctcccgtgGTGCCAGCAGCTGCACGcgaggcggcgccaccgcggtggcggcggcggcgtcggcgtcggcaagcggcggcgggtgccgatgccgccgcccagccgcgccggcgaggagatcGACGCGCGCTACGTCGTGTCCAAGCGGGTCGTGCCGAGCGGACCGAACCCGCTGCACAACTag
- the LOC127754274 gene encoding chorismate mutase 1, chloroplastic-like produces MEFNKVVSSYRAASPAPVGMARGGGGPASRVEFGPSSRRARLAATNNSVTPVTKEEKQRIDQSEILTLDNIRTSLVRQEDSIIFSLLERAQFCYNADIYDKNAFHVDGFDGSLVEFMVRETEKLHQQVGRYKSPDEHPFFPEDLPEPLLPPLQYPKVLHPIADSININKEIWKMYFDELLPRLVKEGSDGNYGSSALCDTICLQALSKRIHYGKFVAEAKFQESPEAYMPAIIAQDRDQLMHLLTYETVERAIEHRVEAKAKIFGQEVDLGAEDNGAPPVYKIRPSLVAELYSYRIMPLTKEVQVAYLLRRLD; encoded by the exons ATGGAGTTCAACAAGGTGGTCTCCAGCTACAgggccgcctcgcccgcgcccgtGGGGATGGCCCGCGGGGGAGGAGGGCCGGCCAGCCGCGTGGAGTTCGGCCCGTcgtcgcggcgggcgcggctCGCGGCCACCAACAACTCCGTCACCCCCGTGACCAA GGAGGAGAAACAGAGGATAGATCAAAGTGAAATACTGACCTTGGACAACATTAGAACCTCCTTGGTTAGGCAAGAAGACAGCATCATATTCAGCCTCTTAGAGAGAGCACAGTTTTGCTACAATGctgatatatatgataaaaatgcTTTCCATGTGGATGGATTTGATGGCTCTTTGGTTGAATTCATGGTTAGAGAAACCGAAAAACTACATCAACAG GTTGGGAGATACAAGAGCCCTGATGAGCACCCATTCTTTCCGGAGGATCTGCCTGAACCACTGTTGCCACCTCTCCAGTATCCAAAG GTTTTGCATCCTATTGCTGATTCTATTAATATCAACAAGGAGATTTGGAAAATGTATTTTGATGAGCTTCTTCCAAGATTAGTGAAAGAAGGAAGTGATGGTAATTATGGATCCAGTGCTCTTTGTGACACAATCTGCTTGCAG GCGCTCTCCAAAAGAATTCACTATGGTAAGTTTGTGGCAGAGGCTAAGTTTCAAGAGTCTCCTGAAGCTTACATGCCTGCGATAATAGCACAG GACCGCGATCAACTAATGCACCTCCTCACCTATGAAACGGTGGAGCGTGCTATTGAACATAGGGTGGAAGCTAAGGCTAAGATCTTTGGACAGGAGGTGGATTTAGGCGCTGAAGACAACGGCGCTCCACCAGTGTACAAGATAAGGCCCAGTTTGGTCGCTGAACTGTACAGCTACAGGATCATGCCGCTAACCAAGGAGGTTCAAGTAGCCTACTTGCTGAGGAGATTGGATTGA